A single genomic interval of Thermoanaerobaculia bacterium harbors:
- a CDS encoding FHA domain-containing protein, whose protein sequence is MIEELRQVDDSVLTSLVDLRRERDALRQRLARMQESASQVSAKVLERVRRDYETRIAALEGKALPLKDAALATFGRLKPLHDAAEDACTTLQLDQEEIDLRHSLGEFDDAEHRDRTARLAETLHAARERADAIADYLTRFAAAFDSPDELEPAGTSQFDLPAATPLPEAETVDPAIPAPALATPFGEPRDDDGTLMLPPEAPAPTEPPSAVPWSPPSPPTPLAAPVEPVEPDDPYSGRAAQPASSSRATQPEPEPRARLEALDSDLDPQAYELEPLTFIGRTPENQIRIYKPAVSRRHAQITESDAGWMLRDLSSENGTYVNGQRVTERLLADGDRIQFGTSRFVLRLTT, encoded by the coding sequence ATGATCGAAGAGCTGCGACAAGTCGACGATTCCGTTCTGACCTCTCTGGTCGATCTGCGACGCGAGCGTGACGCCCTGCGGCAACGCCTCGCTCGCATGCAGGAGTCGGCCTCTCAGGTGTCGGCGAAGGTCCTCGAACGTGTGCGCCGCGACTACGAAACCCGCATCGCGGCGCTCGAAGGCAAGGCCCTCCCGCTCAAGGACGCAGCACTCGCCACCTTCGGCCGCCTGAAGCCCCTCCACGACGCGGCGGAGGATGCCTGCACCACCCTGCAGCTCGACCAGGAGGAGATCGACCTGCGTCACAGCCTGGGCGAGTTCGACGACGCCGAGCACCGCGACCGCACCGCCCGGCTGGCCGAGACCCTGCACGCCGCCCGGGAACGCGCCGACGCCATCGCCGACTATCTGACGCGTTTCGCTGCCGCTTTCGATTCCCCTGACGAGCTCGAGCCGGCAGGTACCTCGCAGTTCGATCTCCCCGCCGCCACCCCACTGCCCGAGGCCGAGACGGTCGATCCGGCGATCCCCGCCCCGGCACTCGCGACGCCGTTCGGCGAGCCGCGCGACGACGACGGCACCCTGATGCTGCCGCCCGAAGCGCCAGCGCCCACCGAGCCGCCGTCGGCAGTTCCCTGGAGTCCGCCCAGCCCGCCGACCCCGCTGGCTGCGCCGGTCGAGCCGGTCGAGCCGGACGATCCCTACAGCGGGCGTGCGGCCCAGCCGGCTTCGAGCAGCAGGGCGACCCAGCCCGAGCCGGAACCGAGAGCCCGCCTCGAGGCGCTCGACAGCGACCTCGATCCGCAGGCCTACGAGCTCGAACCGCTGACCTTCATCGGCCGCACGCCGGAGAACCAGATCCGGATCTACAAGCCCGCGGTCTCCCGCCGGCACGCCCAGATCACCGAGTCCGACGCCGGCTGGATGCTGCGCGACCTCTCCTCCGAGAACGGCACCTACGTCAACGGCCAGCGGGTTACCGAGCGCCTGCTCGCCGACGGCGACCGGATCCAGTTCGGCACCTCGAGATTCGTCCTGCGCCTCACGACCTGA